A DNA window from Gemmatimonadota bacterium contains the following coding sequences:
- a CDS encoding type II toxin-antitoxin system Phd/YefM family antitoxin: MRTLNMREAKTHLSRLVRDAENGVPFIIARAGKPVVKVISVEAPDPGAGVARRIGFLDGRFTVPEDFDHMSSAEIEKLFEGGQ; the protein is encoded by the coding sequence ATGCGAACGCTAAACATGCGCGAGGCCAAGACACACCTGTCGAGGCTCGTCCGGGACGCTGAGAACGGTGTACCATTTATCATCGCGCGGGCAGGTAAGCCCGTCGTAAAGGTGATATCTGTCGAAGCGCCGGATCCAGGTGCGGGCGTAGCGCGTCGGATCGGGTTTCTGGATGGCCGGTTTACCGTACCCGAAGACTTTGACCACATGAGTTCAGCGGAAATCGAGAAGCTCTTCGAGGGCGGGCAGTGA
- a CDS encoding 4-hydroxy-2-oxovalerate aldolase, translating to MRKSKVLSKLSSSGFVRMAGLGHYLPFYIRYAAHFKYDGLWFDLEHRAMDAREVQSILAMCKQHDIDCMVRPPTLERTRLYRYLEDGATGFMIPFMSTADVARHVVDCTKFPPLGNRGIDGAGLDGDFGIEVWKEGSTYFEDANRETFIVGQIETVEGLRNVDAIAAVEGIDVVFIGPADLTHRLETDPNVNWTLDDAISRVSDAAERHGKAWGITAGSPELVAHYRGLGASLVPWGGDFNLMKVLEQCSKDLDTIPGA from the coding sequence ATGCGCAAGAGCAAGGTCCTGTCCAAGCTTAGCTCCTCCGGCTTCGTCCGGATGGCCGGTCTCGGCCATTATCTGCCGTTCTACATTCGCTATGCCGCCCATTTCAAATACGACGGCCTCTGGTTTGACCTGGAACACCGCGCCATGGATGCCCGGGAGGTCCAGTCCATTCTGGCCATGTGCAAGCAGCACGACATCGACTGCATGGTGCGCCCGCCGACCCTGGAAAGGACTCGCCTTTACCGGTATCTGGAAGACGGCGCCACGGGCTTCATGATCCCGTTCATGTCGACTGCGGACGTCGCGCGCCATGTCGTCGATTGCACGAAGTTCCCGCCACTGGGCAACCGGGGCATCGACGGCGCCGGCCTCGACGGCGATTTCGGGATCGAGGTGTGGAAAGAAGGGTCGACTTACTTCGAAGACGCCAACCGGGAGACCTTCATCGTCGGCCAGATCGAGACCGTGGAGGGCCTGCGCAACGTGGACGCCATCGCGGCCGTGGAGGGCATCGACGTGGTCTTCATCGGCCCCGCCGACCTGACACACCGCCTGGAGACCGACCCCAATGTCAACTGGACGCTGGACGATGCCATTTCCCGGGTGTCGGACGCGGCCGAACGGCACGGCAAGGCCTGGGGCATCACTGCGGGCAGCCCCGAACTGGTCGCCCACTACCGAGGACTGGGCGCCAGTCTCGTACCCTGGGGCGGCGATTTCAACCTGATGAAGGTGCTCGAGCAGTGCAGCAAGGACCTGGATACGATACCGGGCGCCTGA
- a CDS encoding MATE family efflux transporter, whose translation MRDSKPVATSSDHPFTARPHATLVRLSFPVLLSLIAEPLTGLVDTAFIKRLGAESLAALGVGAVSLSGLFWVFNFLGISTQTEVAQAEGDNDRSRSVSMSSLGIIMSTVFGLLIIILGVPLTSYLATLLGASGAIHDGAVDYIFWRWLGAPAILITLTACGALRGLQDMRSPLWIALGINGINIVLDPILIFGAGPVPALGIAGAAVASVVAYWIGAVWSIWAVRRKLGWSFRVDLGAVRRLMRVGADLFIRTGVLNLFLLLTTREATHGGADIGAAHQAIRQVWMFGTFVLDALAVTGQSLVAYFLGGDRIRSARKVARIVCHWSVWSGGLLGLVLWLGSGIIIDLLVPATAIAYFHSAWIIAVVVQPLNALAFATDGLHWGSGDYRYLRNAVVLATGTGAAGLLAGPHALDWIWLMTGVWIGVRATLGVVRIWPGVGNSPFRVMG comes from the coding sequence ATGCGCGACTCAAAACCCGTAGCCACCTCGTCCGACCATCCATTTACGGCCAGACCTCATGCCACGCTGGTACGGCTCTCCTTCCCCGTACTGCTCTCGCTCATCGCGGAACCGCTTACCGGGCTCGTGGACACCGCCTTCATCAAGCGGCTCGGCGCGGAGTCGCTGGCCGCCCTCGGGGTCGGCGCCGTGTCGCTATCCGGCCTCTTCTGGGTGTTCAACTTCCTCGGAATCAGCACCCAGACCGAAGTAGCCCAGGCCGAAGGCGACAACGACCGGTCCAGATCCGTTTCCATGAGCAGCCTGGGCATCATCATGAGCACAGTCTTCGGGCTGCTGATCATCATCCTCGGCGTTCCACTCACCTCTTACTTGGCCACGCTGCTCGGCGCGTCGGGCGCGATCCACGATGGAGCCGTGGACTACATATTCTGGCGCTGGCTGGGTGCCCCCGCCATCCTGATTACGCTGACGGCCTGCGGCGCTTTGCGGGGACTCCAGGATATGCGCTCGCCGCTCTGGATCGCCCTCGGCATCAACGGCATCAATATCGTGCTCGACCCGATCCTCATTTTCGGCGCGGGACCTGTTCCCGCCCTGGGCATCGCCGGCGCGGCGGTGGCCAGCGTCGTCGCGTACTGGATCGGCGCGGTCTGGTCGATCTGGGCCGTCAGGCGGAAGCTGGGATGGTCCTTCCGGGTAGATCTCGGCGCGGTCCGCCGGCTGATGCGCGTCGGCGCCGATCTCTTCATACGCACCGGCGTGCTGAACCTGTTCCTGCTCCTGACGACCCGGGAGGCCACGCACGGTGGGGCAGACATCGGCGCTGCCCACCAGGCGATCCGGCAGGTGTGGATGTTCGGCACTTTCGTCCTGGACGCCCTGGCCGTCACGGGCCAGAGCCTGGTGGCCTACTTCCTCGGCGGCGACCGGATCCGGAGCGCCCGAAAAGTGGCGCGCATCGTGTGTCACTGGAGCGTGTGGTCGGGTGGCCTGTTGGGCCTTGTCCTGTGGCTGGGGAGCGGAATCATCATCGATCTGCTCGTACCCGCGACCGCGATTGCCTATTTCCATTCTGCCTGGATCATCGCAGTCGTCGTACAACCGCTGAACGCCCTGGCCTTTGCCACCGACGGGCTGCACTGGGGCTCGGGGGACTACCGGTACCTGAGGAACGCCGTGGTCCTCGCCACCGGCACGGGTGCGGCCGGACTGCTCGCCGGTCCCCACGCGCTCGACTGGATCTGGCTGATGACTGGGGTCTGGATCGGCGTCCGGGCGACGTTGGGCGTGGTGCGGATCTGGCCGGGGGTGGGGAACAGCCCGTTCAGGGTGATGGGGTGA